The following proteins are encoded in a genomic region of Ostrea edulis chromosome 7, xbOstEdul1.1, whole genome shotgun sequence:
- the LOC125655172 gene encoding uncharacterized protein LOC125655172 isoform X2 yields MASKHIRHLQNLNNFHGGHMENFQVDGAGRACCEDKFYMGFKECQDEVMRYYVEFEGRDIKDPVCVNVDKHLEQASQKFLPKEHSRSGKSDDIIIEDTNSFQSTNNMMHEPPVDLPRQAPEEAPVNSQDRFLRNLLLPKEPSFNSMSSSNSSYNGSNASGESYLYPISMRNADGPQMAFREDTEGSYSLSSHSTEKPNHSTDSDRDSSTGGSVKENHAYKLKHNIIKRFSQEEKREHHHLVPPSSDTSSSSSREDEKEKVKRKYPRHKLRPHSESSSIHSNSSKSDLQSSNIPLPAFVLNPDGTHYLPVCIHPSFLGNVFPNKELGKNSIYHPISIPVNFDGPYIAMPHSPISQPCGTLESSCNRDIMPGIPEVVN; encoded by the exons ATGGCATCCAAGCATATACGTCATCTGCAGAATCTGAACAATTTTCACG GTGGGCACATGGAAAACTTCCAGGTGGATGGAGCAGGCCGGGCATGCTGTGAAGATAAGTTCTATATGGGCTTCAAGGAGTGTCAAGACGAGGTCATGCGATACTATGTGGAATTTGAGGGGCGGGACATCAAAGACCCTGTGTGTGTCAATGTTGACAAACATCTGGAGCAGGCCAGTCAGAAGTTTCTGCCCAAAG AACATTCAAGGAGTGGGAAATCTGATGACATTATCATCGAGGACACAAACAGCTTTCAGAGTACAAATAACATGATGCATGAGCCGCCTGTGGATCTCCCTAGGCAAGCTCCAGAAGAAGCACCTGTCAATAGTCAGGACCGCTTTCTGAGAAATCTTCTCTTACCAAAAGAGCCTTCTTTTAATTCGATGAGCAGTTCTAACAGTTCTTACAATGGGTCCAATGCCTCAGGGGAGTCTTATCTATATCCCATTTCTATGAGAAATGCCGACGGGCCCCAAATGGCGTTTCGAGAAGACACGGAGGGGTCGTATTCATTGAGTAGTCACTCCACAGAGAAACCGAATCATTCCACAGATTCTGATAGAGACAGTAGTACCGGAGGAAGTGTGAAAGAAAATCATGCGTACAAACTGAAACACAACATTATCAAGCGGTTCTCCCAGGAAGAAAAACGTGAGCATCACCATCTGGTGCCGCCGTCTAGTGATACATCCTCCAGCAGTTCACGTGAAGACGAGAAAGAGAAAGTCAAGAGGAAGTACCCACGTCACAAGCTCCGCCCCCACAGTGAAAGTAGTTCCATTCACAGCAACTCATCTAAGAGTGACTTGCAGTCGAGTAACATTCCATTGCCAGCCTTTGTGTTAAATCCAGATGGCACTCACTATCTCCCTGTTTGTATCCATCCATCATTTCTCGGTAACGTTTTCCCGAATAAAGAGCTGGGTAAGAATTCGATTTATCACCCCATCAGTATCCCCGTCAATTTTGACGGCCCGTACATCGCAATGCCACACTCGCCCATCAGTCAGCCGTGCGGTACTTTAGAAAGTAGCTGCAACAGGGACATCATGCCGGGCATCCCAGAGGTCGTCAATTAG
- the LOC125657073 gene encoding uncharacterized protein LOC125657073: MAFSVNKDPNNTAQNAIRCYVCDRGPVKLYCSLCAANLCTGCSCDHVLSDPSRHHQVVAFINRKAVSSTSESHTHGGCPCPECKANARANDEMDNISDTLKHKLSLLRKEAAQIKSQKIPEIGRLMKEMEDQIADIQATYKQKNADIISQGRNLHAVIDCLVQEYKTDLEIMRRRDLKKFQNQQEKFESLITEAKYELKAHESTDISQMDTFRFSSLPYPDPLEWTPPNFVPIKVTKKDLKTLFGTLNESSVVSYLETARPATVHTRNPDSGFRLQRYRPEKLKCMCETPKVMRSLVGGASKCSRCKKFVN; encoded by the coding sequence ATGGCTTTCAGCGTTAATAAAGATCCTAATAATACGGCACAAAATGCTATCAGATGCTACGTTTGCGACAGGGGCCCAGTCAAATTATATTGCTCACTGTGTGCGGCCAATCTGTGCACAGGTTGCTCGTGTGATCACGTTTTGTCCGATCCTTCCAGACATCACCAGGTTGTTGCCTTCATTAACAGAAAAGCCGTTTCATCAACTTCTGAATCACACACACATGGAGGGTGTCCATGTCCTGAGTGTAAAGCCAACGCACGTGCAAATGATGAAATGGACAACATCAGTGACACACTCAAACACAAACTGTCTCTTCTCAGAAAAGAAGCCGCGCAAATCAAATCCCAGAAAATTCCTGAGATTGGGCGTCTTATGAAGGAAATGGAAGATCAGATAGCAGACATTCAGGCCacatacaaacagaaaaatgcCGATATCATTTCACAGGGCAGAAATCTGCATGCAGTCATAGACTGTCTCGTGCAAGAATACAAAACTGACCTCGAAATTATGAGACGAAGagatttgaaaaagtttcagaACCAACAAGAAAAATTCGAATCCTTGATCACAGAAGCCAAatatgagctgaaagctcacgAGTCTACAGATATTTCGCAAATGGACACCTTCCGTTTTTCTTCACTTCCGTATCCAGATCCTCTCGAATGGACTCCTCCAAATTTCGTGCCCATCAAGGTAACCAAGAAAGACTTAAAGACTTTGTTTGGAACCTTGAATGAAAGTTCTGTGGTTTCGTATCTAGAAACAGCCCGCCCAGCCACTGTGCATACCAGAAATCCCGATTCTGGATTCAGACTGCAGAGATATCGGCCTGAAAAGCTGAAGTGTATGTGTGAGACCCCAAAAGTGATGAGGAGTCTTGTGGGTGGCGCGAGCAAATGTTCTAGATGTAAAAAGTTTGTAAACTAG
- the LOC125655172 gene encoding class E basic helix-loop-helix protein 40-like isoform X1 encodes MDTCMEDQAKRIKLEVNDRPLNFAINPDEFDLQCVKKPKVPRDPMSHRIIEKRRRDRMNNCLADLSRLIPANYLKQGQGRIEKTEIIEMASKHIRHLQNLNNFHGGHMENFQVDGAGRACCEDKFYMGFKECQDEVMRYYVEFEGRDIKDPVCVNVDKHLEQASQKFLPKEHSRSGKSDDIIIEDTNSFQSTNNMMHEPPVDLPRQAPEEAPVNSQDRFLRNLLLPKEPSFNSMSSSNSSYNGSNASGESYLYPISMRNADGPQMAFREDTEGSYSLSSHSTEKPNHSTDSDRDSSTGGSVKENHAYKLKHNIIKRFSQEEKREHHHLVPPSSDTSSSSSREDEKEKVKRKYPRHKLRPHSESSSIHSNSSKSDLQSSNIPLPAFVLNPDGTHYLPVCIHPSFLGNVFPNKELGKNSIYHPISIPVNFDGPYIAMPHSPISQPCGTLESSCNRDIMPGIPEVVN; translated from the exons GATCCAATGTCTCACCGCATCATAGAGAAACGCCGGCGAGATCGCATGAACAACTGTCTAGCTGATCTCAGCCGTCTTATCCCAGCAAATTATCTCAAGCAG GGTCAGGGCAGGATAGAGAAGACAGAAATCATAGAGATGGCATCCAAGCATATACGTCATCTGCAGAATCTGAACAATTTTCACG GTGGGCACATGGAAAACTTCCAGGTGGATGGAGCAGGCCGGGCATGCTGTGAAGATAAGTTCTATATGGGCTTCAAGGAGTGTCAAGACGAGGTCATGCGATACTATGTGGAATTTGAGGGGCGGGACATCAAAGACCCTGTGTGTGTCAATGTTGACAAACATCTGGAGCAGGCCAGTCAGAAGTTTCTGCCCAAAG AACATTCAAGGAGTGGGAAATCTGATGACATTATCATCGAGGACACAAACAGCTTTCAGAGTACAAATAACATGATGCATGAGCCGCCTGTGGATCTCCCTAGGCAAGCTCCAGAAGAAGCACCTGTCAATAGTCAGGACCGCTTTCTGAGAAATCTTCTCTTACCAAAAGAGCCTTCTTTTAATTCGATGAGCAGTTCTAACAGTTCTTACAATGGGTCCAATGCCTCAGGGGAGTCTTATCTATATCCCATTTCTATGAGAAATGCCGACGGGCCCCAAATGGCGTTTCGAGAAGACACGGAGGGGTCGTATTCATTGAGTAGTCACTCCACAGAGAAACCGAATCATTCCACAGATTCTGATAGAGACAGTAGTACCGGAGGAAGTGTGAAAGAAAATCATGCGTACAAACTGAAACACAACATTATCAAGCGGTTCTCCCAGGAAGAAAAACGTGAGCATCACCATCTGGTGCCGCCGTCTAGTGATACATCCTCCAGCAGTTCACGTGAAGACGAGAAAGAGAAAGTCAAGAGGAAGTACCCACGTCACAAGCTCCGCCCCCACAGTGAAAGTAGTTCCATTCACAGCAACTCATCTAAGAGTGACTTGCAGTCGAGTAACATTCCATTGCCAGCCTTTGTGTTAAATCCAGATGGCACTCACTATCTCCCTGTTTGTATCCATCCATCATTTCTCGGTAACGTTTTCCCGAATAAAGAGCTGGGTAAGAATTCGATTTATCACCCCATCAGTATCCCCGTCAATTTTGACGGCCCGTACATCGCAATGCCACACTCGCCCATCAGTCAGCCGTGCGGTACTTTAGAAAGTAGCTGCAACAGGGACATCATGCCGGGCATCCCAGAGGTCGTCAATTAG